CAAACGGTTCaagatttagtttaatttctaCTCCAAAATGGTCTGATGGGAAGTCTTTGgttattttgcatatattgcCAGTTTCTATTGATAATTCGTTTGAACATATAAAAAAGTCTATTGATGAGTCTATTATTTGGTTGGGCCGGGTGGGTTCTATTGTTGAAAGTAATGTAAGATTGGGTTGGTTTGTGAGCCAATCGTAAAGTAATTGTCCATTTGAATTAAGGTGTCTGGGGTTATGGTTTGGTATATGCCAGCTAGGGTGTTTCGCATTAAGATCACATCCGATTATTATTGGGCTATTGTTGGTCTGTTCATTTATATGgtttattatattgtttagGTCTCCTGTGTGAAGCAGAGTCCCTGGTCTTTTGTATAGTGTGACTAATACAATGCTGTGCCTTTCTTGTCGTCGATTTAGGTAACAGATTTGGATTGCAACTGCTTCGATGTTGATTGTGGCTGGTATGTTCAGCTGTTGATATTTCATTCCGTTTTTTGTTGCAATGGCTACTGAGGCTTTGGAGTATCGATTATTGGTTTCTGGCTGATTGTTTGGTCTTTGGCGGGTAAATTGGTATTGTGAGAGATTGGGGTTATGGGTGTCGGATAGGCGATGTTCTGCTATAAGCATGGCATTTGGCCTGTGCTTTAGAATATATTTCTCAAGCTCAGCTCGTTTGTAAAGCTGTCTAAGTCCGTTTACATTTTggaatatacatttaaacttCATTGTGATATTTTTACGATAAAATCaagtaatatttgttttttggtgtTTTGGTTGTGATTGCTTGGGTATTTCTGAATGGTTTCTTGCATTATTTCTATGCAGTCCACAATATTTTTCCCAAATAGTTTCATTGAGTCATTATTAAGGTCTTCAAACGTGAATTTATTGGTGTTTCCTGTTTTGTTAATAGGGGTTttctttattgttgttgtttcgttATTATGGTGGTAATTTGTTCTTAGGGCGGCTGAGTAGCTTACGCCttcttttatttggttttgtgttttgttataGGTTGgcgggtttatttttttatatagagTGTGGGATTGTCTGTTACGTCTATCTATTGcctcttttatatattttttgcgtGTAGGGCAAATTCTTGCGTTGGCTGTGTGTCGTCCGTTGCAGTTGACGCATTGGGTCACGTTTTCCAATTTTTCGTCTTCATTTTcgggttttttaattttacattgcCCGGGGGCGTGCGTTTCAATGCATTTTACGCATCTGTAAGGCATGTTACAGTTTGAAGCGACGTGATGAAAACGTTGACACTTGCGGCATTGCTTTATTTCTTTAGGGTGCGGTTTATACGATTCTATGTGTACCTTGCAGTTTAGCAAATAtcgaattttaaagatatttgatATGTCTTTAGATTTTTTGATAACTATGTGCCAGTGCTTGGTTTTAAATGGTTCTACTGATAAGATTTCAAAATCCGGAGTAGCTTCTTGTAGCGCACTCTTTACTTCTTCTTTACTGAAGACGGTGGgtggtatttttttaattactatgTTATGGGGTTTCATTTCTTTAGGAGTATAGgtgaaaaaattcattttatttttagcgaatatagttttagttttttcaagTGTTTCTATATTATAAAGTTTGATGTGCGTTACATTTTTGTTGAGGATGTTGAGAGAATATTTATGGCTTATAATGTCTTTAAGTTTGGATGGGTTTTCATTGTAAAGGACAATTACAGGGAGGTTCTTAGCGTTGTTCTCACCTTCTGATGTTGATTTTGGTTGGGCTGCGTTTGATGTTGTAGACGCCTTCTTGTTCGTGGTCTTCTTGTTTTGAACCTTCTGGTATTTTGTTGATCCAGATGTTTCTAGGGGGGGATACATgttgtttttttcatttccatcagaTTTAGCGTTTTTTGCGATGATGGCTTGGAGACGTTTGTTCTCCTCTCTTAGAAGTTTCATTTCTTGAAGTAGTCCTTGGAGCTCGGAATTGGATAAATTGGACTGCTCATCTTCCTCCTCTTCGCAGTCAGTAGAACTGTCGGAGCTGGAGTCACATTCATATTCCTCATATTCGTCGTCTTCGGATGTGTGTCGACGTTTAGTATTTCCGGATTCGAAATCCATTTCTTCACCGCTAACGTGAGTTGGGTCCCCGCCCGTTGAATTGTTATTGTCTGCTATTGCAGCATCCTGACTGTTAGTTGGATGTGCAAAGCTCGTTGTCATTGTAGAGTTTAGTTTTGGAATACATTCCAATGTTGGTTTATCGGGTGTTTCTGGTTGTaagttaattttgtttttttttgcagttttagTGTATggcatgtttttttgtttaaagaaCACTTTATGGGGTTGACATTTTTTGCTTATCTTTGCGTTGGCAAGTTGTTGTTTAAATGTTTCGATTACTGAGGGATCCACTTTGAACTTTCGATTTTGATTCAGTCACTATCTGATTTAATTCAGTCACTATCTGTGTTTTCACTTTTCTCGGAATTTGCGTTTTTTCTTAGAATTCTAAGAGAGCAAGTTTTTCCGAGAAGCCTTCTTGGCTGCCTTTCCACTAGTTTTAGGCGGCATTATTCACTTCACTTATGATTTCACAAACACAATTCACTGATCATAGTGGTGCGAAGAGAGTGTTCagctttatactttttttcgaGCAATGTTTTCAGGTCTATGGCACCCACCCCTAACTGAACGCGCAGGCAgacgaaaaagtataaatacgtGGCTACCCGGGGCTGGGCGAGCATTCAGTGTGTTTTCAGTGTGTAAAGTGAACCAAGTGAAATACTCGTAAAGCAAAATGTCTGGTCGTGGAAAAGGTGGCAAAGTGAAGGGAAAGTAgggatgtcaaatattttaaaaatatcgtatcgctgatatattttctctaagaaaaatatcaatatgatttataatatatcgccaaaaaaacattgatatatcgatacttttgatatttatacccttgtagagggtattataatttcagtcagatgtttgcaacgcagtgaaggagacctTTCCggccacataaagtatatatattcttgatcagcaccaatagccgagtctatctatccatgtccgtctgtccgtctgtccatctgtccgtctgtccgtttctatgcgaactagtctctcagttttaaagctatcgcgatgaaactttccggaaagtcttctttctattgcaggtagtacatatttcGGAGCGAGccagatcggaccactatatcttaaggctcccataggaatattcaaacatatataagaaaattcttgttaatttgtaggaagtaggcgttttaattattgactacttaaaaacaaaattcaaaaataggaacactgaatctggaatccctggaactgcaccgagtgagtattactttatctgcaagggtatataagcttcggctggccgaaggtagcttcctttcttgtttttcatttgagtttcaaaattttagccgcgaaaataaactaacaacaaagacttttgccctaaaattaatgtaaaaccactagaaaagtataaacaatataatttcttattttattagttccACACATAaaagtgtttgtttttcaagtgggataacatattttatgtattcccacttgttttaatagttttcaaacaaagtttgcacttagtttgtttttcttaatttcaccgaaataaattttaacacgcttaatttttttgtgcacagatgagagaaagatatgggcacttccatattgtcgctcaggacatttgcacatctttaaagtttaaaaaaaaattgtaaaaaaattgattttaattttaataatgggcttttctatttactcttcccaagctctattttgtgaaaaatattgattttgttccatttttagtttttaagatatcgttaaaaaactgccgtattcgctcgggacaaaaatagaagtggatttcggggaagttcattcaacaacagaatttagtgaattctgatgaaatatttgaatgcgattttttttagaatgttgtccaaacatgtcactttgaaatggttttggtttaacttaaaaattgttgccgtttttttttagtttcaacCAGATTCGTttgggacatgtcgctcgggacattttttcttagcgtTTATTTCTTAAAGGTGTATTTCTGTACCTCTATCCCTTAATTACTGGCTGTTTTgcatttaacttaatagtttaacataaCAAAttaagcattcagtacagaataatgtcacatattaccattcctaaaggataaattaacaactgaagacaggtccaaaaaataataaaaaaatagctaaaaactaatttttgcgtatattggtggggtttgtcaaaGTCCCGCTCGAACCGTGCCGGTCTTCAGTTCCCAGTGGGCCGTATTCACCGTCTGCTCCGCAAGGGCAACTATGCCGAGCGTGTTGGTGCCGGCGCTCCTGTTTACCTAGCTGCCGTGATGGAATATCTGGCCGCTGAGGTTCTCGAGTTGGCTGGCAATGCTGCCCGTGACAACAAGAAGACTAGGATTATCCCGCGTCATCTGCAGCTGGCCATCCGCAACGACGAGGAGTTGAACAAGCTGCTCTCCGGTGTCACCATTGCCCAGGGCGGAGTGCTGCCCAACATCCAGGCCGTTCTGTTGCCCAAGAAGACCGAGAAGAAGGCTTAATCGTTTTAAAAGCGGAGCTCATttgtacatacaaacatataccCAACCGTCCTTTTCAGGACGACCACGTTATTACCAAAGAATAGAAGATTTACATATAcgaatatgatttaatttcaaaaataaactataaaactgCTTGATATATAACATTGAGACTTAAATGAACTCAAATGGTACAAATGGTAGGTTCACAATACTATTCGGAAGCTAATGTTTGATTTGTTCGGCCGTCGGTCCAGTAGATTAGTGGTCGAAAGCTACAGGATCTAAATGTTCAATTCTTAGATTACATTGGCGACTCACTCGTATTTCTTCCTCAAAAGATGTAACGAGTTGCCGCTTACGCTTACACTTTTCTGTTGCAAGCAGTACAGTTTGTACAAAATACATTCATCCCATGTGCATGTGTAGTTTGATATTTCAGTGACCGATTGTTTTCCagcgcattttaatattattgtattataaatattattgaaaatttgtcttctctcgaaattttaatggtggtcctgaaaaggaccgATTGCTGAATGAAGTACAAGCTGTACTAGTTTTTTAACCGCCGAAGCCGTACAGGGTGCGGCCTTGCCTCTTCAGGGCGTACACAACATCCATGGCTGTGACAGTCTTCCTCTTGGCGTGTTCGGTGTAGGTGACGGCATCACGGATAACGTTCTCCAAGAACACCTTCAGAACGCCACGTGTTTCCTCGTAAATGAGTCCAGAGATGCGCTTTACGCCGCCACGACGAGCCAAACGGCGGATAGCTGGCTTCGTGATACCCTGGATGTTATCACGCAGCACTTTGCGATGACGCTTGGCGCCTCCTTTTCCCAAGCCTTTGCCTCCTTTACCGCGACCAGTCATTTTCACTCTTTTCTACTGTTAACACGTTAACAGACTGCACGAAAGTCACTGAAGAActaattccaaattttcggCGTGCCCCTATATATACCTAAAACGCCAGAAACACGAGCGAGTCCGAACGATATGTCCGCCTCGCTCTCCGCTCGACAAATGAGATGGCCTCtgcttctctctcttttcaacCCTCCACGTTTTGCTATATAAGTAGGTAGCAAATGCGGCGatcgtttattgtgttttgaaacGTGAAGTGAACGTGAACAGCAGTGAATTCGAAAATGGCCCGTACCAAGCAAACCGCTCGCAAATCGACTGGTGGCAAGGCGCCACGCAAACAACTGGCTACTAAGGCCGCTCGTAAGAGCGCCCCAGCCACCGGAGGCGTGAAGAAGCCCCATCGCTATCGCCCTGGAACTGTTGCCCTGCGTGAGATCCGTCGCTACCAGAAGAGTACCGAGCTGCTGATCCGCAAACTGCCTTTCCAGCGTCTGGTGCGTGAAATCGCTCAGGACTTCAAGACTGACCTGCGATTCCAGAGCTCGGCGGTGATGGCTCTGCAGGAAGCTAGCGAAGCCTATCTGGTTGGCCTCTTTGAAGATACTAACTTGTGCGCCATTCATGCCAAGCGTGTCACCATCATGCCCAAGGACATCCAGTTGGCCCGTCGCATTCGCGGCGAGCGAGCTTAAGTTGAGACGGCTTCAACTGGCTGCCAATGCTCCAGCATACTTTGTACAAATcggtccttttcaggaccacAAATTACGTTCAAtgagatattaattttaattcagcagcagcaacgtatataaaattaagaaatagtcGGAAGTATGAAAGACATGGTCAATACTTTCAAACATctgaaaaaaatcgaaaatctatcaaatatattcttattatAACCTAGTGAacataatgaaacaaaataagattagaaaattacagattttatattttttcttaatcgcTAACTTCATGGCGACCTATGTCTATGGACCATTCAGTGGAGTATTTTTGTCTtgggtaaatataaaacaagttaTAAAAGACAGCATTTTGTGTCATATCTTGATGTAAAtgactttaactttaatgttTATCAACGAACGTGacaatatatgtttaatttcttattttcaaatatgtttttaaaaacatttcacttgTGATTtcggcaaacttttaaaattagtatggTTTAATGGGACAAGAACGCTCAACGTTAAACATAAGtaataaacttatttaaaacagtctgaaaataaaacatatacattatttaatgcattatttattatatttaataaaaaaagattctaaattacatattttatgtttttttaggtTAAATGAGTGCGACTTCTACGTACGCACactctaaaaatgagtgtggTTCAATGGGACAAAAACGCTCAACATTagacataattaaaaattcgaaaaattattaaaaacagtctgaaaataaaacatatacattattcaatgtattatttattatattatataaaaaaagattcaaaattatataatttatgtttttttgtaagaaaaattgagTGCGTGAAGCCgcacacttttaaaatgtgtgtggTTTAATGGGACACGAACGCTCAGCATTAGACATcagtaaaaaatcgaaatattattaaaaacagtctgaaaataaCACATATACACTATTCAATGCTTTACttattatgttaaataaaaaaaagaatcaaaaatatgtattttatgtttttttttaaatgtaaaattcagTGCGGCCTCTACCTAATTCATATATGGGACTCAAAGTATCcgaatttggaaaaactatttataaaattgcctGAAAAGCTAAATCCACTTAAACAAAGACAAAaatcatttcataaaattgcaaataaatgtaatgtttcgaaagattaatatttttaacagtcCGAAAACTATTATCGAATGTAGTCTGACAGACAACTTTGTACGTAGCCAAGGGAcaacttgaaacaagaattaaaatacctaaattaatgataagtgattatatttttggtttttcgtaaagtaaaaggttcgaattttattttttattaacaagaTTCCAAGCATTTCAgagatttcatattttaaaatgggtttttaaaaaaattgttcatgtTACGAATGTCAATGTTGAAGTTCATGCAGCAATAAAAAGTCACAAAAACAAGATACTTGCAATTCGAAAACGGTAATTGATTAATTCATCTTTTAAGGATGTAtaccaataaaaacatattttctatttaaaatcttaagcactgaaaacaagaaaataagtttGCACTTCAAGCAAACATTAGCAGAGCAAATGACTGATGCCAGACCCACAGTTAAagtgctctcctcctcgattctcatccGAACGAAGGAGGTCGGTAACGAGCGCGCGCGCCattttctaaacaaaaaagtgtatttcaGTGAATAAAAATGTCTGATTCTGCAGTTGCAACGTCCGCTTCCCCAGTGGCTGCCCCACCAGCGCCAGTTGAGAAGAAGGTGGCCGCCAAAAAGGCATCTGGATCCGCTGCTACAAAGGCAAAGAAGACCACTGCCCCGCCATCGCATCCGCCAACTCAGCAAATGGTAGACGCTTCCATCAAGAATTTGAAGGAGCGTGGCGGCTCATCGCTTCTGGCAATCAAGAAATATATCAGTGCCACTTATAAATGCGATGCCCAGAAGCTGGCTCCATTCATCAAGAAGTACTTGAAATCTGCCGTGGTCAATGGAAAGCTGATTCAAACAAAGGGAAAGGGTGCGTCTGGCTCATTTAAACTGTCGGCCTCCGCCAAGAAGGATCCCAAGCCAAAGGTTGCGTCTGCTGAGaagaaagtgaaaagcaaGAAGGTAGCCGCCAAGAAGACCGGAGCCACCGCCAAGAAGGCTGCCACGGGAGCTGCCGACAAGAAGCCCAAGGCTAAGAAGGCTGTTGCCACCAAAAAGACCGCCGAGAAGAAGAAAACGGAGAAGACGAAGGCCAAGGATGCCAAGAAAACTGGAACCGTAAAGGcaaagccagcagcaacaaaggccAAGTCGACGGCAGCGAAGCCGAAGGCGGCCAAAGCACCAAAAGCCAAACCAGCGGCGTCTGCTAAACCCAAAAAGGCGGTGAAGaaagcagctgctcctgctacCGCTAAGAAGCCGAAAGCCAAGACTACGGCTGCTAAGAAGTAAATTGTGAAAAAGTACAGTACCTGGTACACGCTCGCAATCGCAATTTCAGATTTCGAAATCTGAAATTAGTTTAACAAGCCCTTTTCAGGGCTACAACTTTGGTTAACAAGAGAAAGGAACTTTCAATTGAAAAcatattgtacatttaatgTATCCATTTATATTGTGGCACCTGGCCGCCAGTAGAAAGTATATCAGTATACCAGGTTCATAGAGGAGACATTGCACAATTTCTTTGTAAATAGATGTTAATGATCaagtcctttaaaaaaatggtgcaccaaattgataattttatattttatggcaaATGGCCAATGGCAAATGGTTTAtggtatattgaaaatttagtttctttggtaaaatatgttgtggcCCTGAAAAGGGCCGTTTTGGATCTTTCTCCGCATCCGCAGCAAGAGAAAATTACTTGGAGCTGGTGTATTTGGTGACAGCCTTGGTTCCCTCACTAACGGCGTGCTTGGCCAACTCTCCGGGCAGGAGCAGGCGAACAGCCGTTTGGATTTCCCGACTGGTGATGGTCGAGCGCTTGTTGTAGTGAGCCAGACGAGAGGCCTCGGCAGCAATGCGCTCGAAGATATCATTCACAAAGCTGTTCATGATGCTCATCGCCTTCGACGAAATGCCGGTGTCAGGATGGACCTGCTTCAGGACCTTGTAAATGTAGATGGCGTAGCTCTCCTTCCTCttgcgcttcttcttcttgtcggTCTTGGTGATGTTCTTCTGGGCCTTGCCAGCCTTCTTGGCTGCCTTTCCACTAGTTTTAGGCGGCATTATTCACTTCACTTATGATTTCACAAACACAATTCACTGATCATAGTGGTGCGAAGAGAGTGTTCagctttatactttttttcgaGCAATGTTTTCAGGTCTATGGCACCCACCCCTAACTGAACGCGCAGGCAgacgaaaaagtataaatacgtGGCTACCCGGGGCTGGGCGAGCATTCAGTGTGTTTTCAGTGTGTAAAGTGAACCAAGTGAAATACTCGTAAAGCAAAATGTCTGGTCGTGGAAAAGGTGGCAAAGTGAAGGGAAAGGCAAAGTCCCGCTCGAACCGTGCCGGTCTTCAGTTCCCAGTGGGCCGTATTCACCGTCTGCTCCGCAAGGGCAACTATGCCGAGCGTGTTGGTGCCGGCGCTCCTGTTTACCTAGCTGCCGTGATGGAATATCTGGCCGCTGAGGTTCTCGAGTTGGCTGGCAATGCTGCCCGTGACAACAAGAAGACTAGGATTATCCCGCGTCATCTGCAGCTGGCCATCCGCAACGACGAGGAGTTGAACAAGCTGCTCTCCGGTGTCACCATTGCCCAGGGCGGAGTGCTGCCCAACATCCAGGCCGTTCTGTTGCCCAAGAAGACCGAGAAGAAGGCTTAATCGTTTTAAAAGCGGAGCTCATttgtacatacaaacatataccCAACCGTCCTTTTCAGGACGACCACGTTATTACCAAAGAATAGAAGATTTACATATAcgaatatgatttaatttcaaaaataaactataaaactgCTTGAATATATAACATTGAGACTTAAATGAACTTCAAATGGTACAAATGGTAGGTTCACAATACTATTCGGAAGCTAATGTTTGATTTGTTCGGCCGTCGGTCCAGTAGATTAGTGGTCGAAAGCTACAGGATCTAAATGTTCAATTCTTAGATTACATTGGCGACTCACTCGTATTTCTTCCTCAAAAGATGTAACGAGTTGCCGCTTACGCTTACACTTTTCCGTTGCAAGCAGTACAGTTTGTACAAAATACATTCATCCC
The genomic region above belongs to Drosophila takahashii strain IR98-3 E-12201 chromosome 2L, DtakHiC1v2, whole genome shotgun sequence and contains:
- the LOC138911844 gene encoding histone H3, with protein sequence MARTKQTARKSTGGKAPRKQLATKAARKSAPATGGVKKPHRYRPGTVALREIRRYQKSTELLIRKLPFQRLVREIAQDFKTDLRFQSSAVMALQEASEAYLVGLFEDTNLCAIHAKRVTIMPKDIQLARRIRGERA
- the LOC123002946 gene encoding histone H2A, which encodes MSGRGKGGKVKGKAKSRSNRAGLQFPVGRIHRLLRKGNYAERVGAGAPVYLAAVMEYLAAEVLELAGNAARDNKKTRIIPRHLQLAIRNDEELNKLLSGVTIAQGGVLPNIQAVLLPKKTEKKA
- the LOC123002951 gene encoding histone H4: MTGRGKGGKGLGKGGAKRHRKVLRDNIQGITKPAIRRLARRGGVKRISGLIYEETRGVLKVFLENVIRDAVTYTEHAKRKTVTAMDVVYALKRQGRTLYGFGG
- the LOC123002944 gene encoding histone H1-like, whose amino-acid sequence is MSDSAVATSASPVAAPPAPVEKKVAAKKASGSAATKAKKTTAPPSHPPTQQMVDASIKNLKERGGSSLLAIKKYISATYKCDAQKLAPFIKKYLKSAVVNGKLIQTKGKGASGSFKLSASAKKDPKPKVASAEKKVKSKKVAAKKTGATAKKAATGAADKKPKAKKAVATKKTAEKKKTEKTKAKDAKKTGTVKAKPAATKAKSTAAKPKAAKAPKAKPAASAKPKKAVKKAAAPATAKKPKAKTTAAKK
- the LOC123002947 gene encoding histone H2A, producing MSGRGKGGKSRSNRAGLQFPVGRIHRLLRKGNYAERVGAGAPVYLAAVMEYLAAEVLELAGNAARDNKKTRIIPRHLQLAIRNDEELNKLLSGVTIAQGGVLPNIQAVLLPKKTEKKA
- the LOC123002949 gene encoding histone H2B, producing MPPKTSGKAAKKAGKAQKNITKTDKKKKRKRKESYAIYIYKVLKQVHPDTGISSKAMSIMNSFVNDIFERIAAEASRLAHYNKRSTITSREIQTAVRLLLPGELAKHAVSEGTKAVTKYTSSK
- the LOC138913682 gene encoding uncharacterized protein → MPYTKTAKKNKINLQPETPDKPTLECIPKLNSTMTTSFAHPTNSQDAAIADNNNSTGGDPTHVSGEEMDFESGNTKRRHTSEDDEYEEYECDSSSDSSTDCEEEEDEQSNLSNSELQGLLQEMKLLREENKRLQAIIAKNAKSDGNEKNNMYPPLETSGSTKYQKVQNKKTTNKKASTTSNAAQPKSTSEALMVLNAHLSGK